The Manihot esculenta cultivar AM560-2 chromosome 17, M.esculenta_v8, whole genome shotgun sequence genome contains the following window.
cCCCATAGCCAAATATTCTCTTATTCAAGAGCTAATCGACTAATGATGGTTTAAAATAAGCATCTTTTAGCTAATTATGTTGGGTAGTGTCTTCCTCATTTGGCTGCTTCATTTTGTATATCAGAtccaagaagaaagaagaaaatcaaTAGCTAACCGTAGTTCAGAATCTAGAGCAAGGAAGAAAGTTTGATAATGGCATATAGAGGGAAGGAGATGATGAAGAAGGTGCTGAAAAAGGTTGGAGAGAACAATTTGACTCCTGGAGTTAAGGAATCTCTCAAGAAATCCATACCTGATAGCAAGGTCGTTATGGGTCGAGCCAAGCGTGGCCTTTTTGCCGGCCGCCATATCCAGTTTGGCAATCGCATCAGTGAAGATGGTGGTAACAAGTCCGTTCTCTCTCCTTGCGCTGCATTGCTTAGAATTTCGTTTTTATAAATtgcaacctttttttttttttttgaaaatggaGAGTATATTTTTGTGTTTTGGAGAATATCTGATATTCTGATGATGGTGAATGACTTATGGCTTATTGAGAATTCCACTTATGCTTATTGATTTTGTGGATGCTGGAGTTTGTTATCATGTTATTGACTTTGAAATGATGCTGATTGCCCAGCATATTAGTTTGTGTATGCTCATTTATTCTCTTTTCATTGCATGAATTATCATATGATATTGCTACTTATAGATGTATTTTAGAGTTACAATGAGAAAGGCTAAAAATTTCTTGGAAACATGCACACGAACTTTGGTCCAGTATAGTTGGATATATGATGGAGATTATGCATACAAGAAAGCTTTCAAACTGTCAGCTTTCTATGTCTTTGAATGAGAATTAGAGAAACACTGAATTTTTATATGCTATGCCTTATTGGACTATAATTCCTAACATCATTTGGTTACCTAGATTTAAGAAGCAAAAACTGCTGCATACATGAGCAAATGGACCAATGCAATGAATGAATGATATGGTGGTCATTATCAGTAAAAGTTGATGTTGAAAATGTTCATGTCCTTAAACAAGTCAAAAAAGCTTATGCAAACTCCTAGTTTTCATTGTCCAACCAAAGAATTTTAATCCCTGACCACGGGGAGAGCTATTGCTTCCTGTATGCTGCTAATTCCGCAAATTCTCTTGAAAGATGGGTTGGTCTATGTCAAATTCCTGTTCCACAATCCACATTCAGAGATTTTACCTCAAACGGACTTgcgaatattttatttttgaatgtcATATTATAAAGATCATATGTATTAGGGAGTAGATAACTAGCAGGTTTAAGGTACCTATCAATGTCATGATTTTAAGTTGTTGTGGCTGGGTTTGAAATTGGTACAAAGTTTTATCCTACACACAGCAGTAACAGATAATGATGCATGTTGTTTGGAGTCAGTTCACTGTTGCTGGCCTGAAAGATCTATGGCTTGCTGTGCATGTTTCAAATTTTGATTATATGCTATAAATTTAGGGGGAGGGAATAAGAAGTGCTTATAATGCTGAAGCGCATTTTGTGTGTTGGTGAATGGTGATGACAGGACAAGGAGGACTTGGAAGCCAAATGTACAGGAGAAGAGGCTGTTTAGCTACATTCTAGACCGCCACATTAGAGTCAAAGTTACTACTCACGCCCTTCGTTGCATAGACAAGGCAGGAGGTATTGATGAGTACCTGCTGAAGACTCCATTTCAGAAAATGGACACAGAAATGGGCCTCCTCTGGAAAGCTAAGATTGAAAAGATGTATGAGGAGCTTGGGAAGATGGAGGTAGCCTTCTTTTCACCTGAAGATGAAGCCAAGTTTGAGCAGggtttcaaagatttaaaactATCCGAGCGGGAGGCTCGTAAGCAGTTCAGACAACAGATGTACGCCACCATTGCCAAACAGAAGCAAGCTGAGGAGGGAAGAAGCTATATTAGTTTCGTCTTAGCAAGTTCTGATGATTATCCCGATAAGGTAGTGGCTAACTATTGAGTTTAAACCTCGTTAATTAGCCTGGGGATGTTGCTCAAATTTTAGCCTATTTTGAAGGTTCTGTTTTGTTCTGCTGTAATGCCCTTGGAGGAATTGAACTTGCCAATCGAGCTAGCTGTGGCAAACTTTTTTATTGTCTTATTTTATGTTTGTAttttattactaattaatagaagggtattttctaatcaaaataataatgaaattcAAGTAGATAGTTCCATGTTTCGACATTTCCAATGCAATTTCAGAGCTGGACTTTGAGCCCAACTACTGTAATCGGCCTCGAGGATTAAGACAAACACAGCGAAAGCTAAGAAAGGAGAAGCCCATTCCATGCATATAAATTCCAAAATTTCACATTCGCTGCCTGTCAAACTTCAACCTCTTGCAGAAATCTATGAAATTTTTAGTTGAAAATTGCCTGCTTTTGCCAcctaatttcttaaaaatttcattttttactcTCTTATTCCACATTGGAATTGTCTGGTTGTAGACTTTTGAGATATATTCATATTTTAGTATtggagatttttatttttttttttaaaaaggtaGAAATAGGTAGTGGGTATTTTGTTTGCAAATTTttcttggaaaaaaaaaaacgattttaaggattttataattttaattttttttcaattcaataaAATTCATAAAGTACCTAGCTAATGGCTGAAGGACATATTGTTCATATAATAGATTTTAGGCCGAGTAGTTGTTGATAAGCATATGATTTTGTATCCTAAATTCCTGACAcgtataattctattttatataAGAAAGTTAAACATGATTGGCCAAaacccaaaagaaaaaaaaaaaaaaattaccgaCTTTTTAATACAAGGAACTTTAAGGGCATTATAGTACCAAACATTTGTACGAAGAAAGCCAACTACTTTACACCAAAGCATCATCTTCTCTCCTGTGTTAGAAAGATTCTCGTGTGAAATTATTAGCTTTCTTTACTAAAAAATTGAGTAGAAAATTATCAttacaattaatttaatcttaattaattaattatagttaTCATCACTAACAACCATGATTAATTAAAGTAATCAATATCCATCCTTATCTGTGCTTCTCTGATTGGATTTATGCTGACGTTTCAATGCTGTCTTTGGACTCAAGTCTTCCCCCTTAAACTCAGGGTGAACTTTTGTCTCTATTAatccttatatatatatttatttatttttcttactaATTTTATATCAATCCAGTTGATTTGTATTCATAGCTGATAGTTTAATTTTCATGAGTTATTTACGtttctgaattttttaaaaaatttatgatatttttcGCTTTGAAGCATTTAACTTTACTCTTTCATACCTGATGATCGCCGGACTCCTACATCTGAGATAAGGTTGAactctaaaaaaaaatacatacttAAGACCTACCAGGTTGTTCTCAAAGTAAACTAACCTCACGTTGTACGTCTCAGTCCGGTCAAGAGAATCAGGTCGGACAGACCTCACACAGGTCCATATAAAGAAAGTCTAGTACAGTGACGTGACAAGAGGAAGGGAAGCATGCCAAGTCACCTCGCAACCCTGTccgcatgcatttcgggagaattaaatggttgTTTGGCGTAGAGAGAGGATCTGATATATCTGTGTGTATGGATTTTTGTGCGTACGGATCTGAGTGACAAACATATAACACTGTAACAGAGAAGCGATTAGAAATCATTAgcggataaaaagaaaaaaaataaaagaggagaaACGTTTTTTTCTGCGGTTAAGTTTATACAATCACTATAAAtcttattttctgaatttcagaACATCAACtgctattaaaaaatataatttttttattaatttttgaattagattcatcttaaaaatattaaattagatCCATATATATGGATTAGAGTATTTCTATGAAAGTGTATAAAtacttgaatttaaaattttgttacGAAATAAAtccaaaattgaaaaaaaaaaagtggcaATAGACGTTTTCAACAAGTTGTCCTCTCATTATTAGTGGTGTCATGTAGATTCAAGTCATGACcaatagcaaaaaaaaaattttaaaaaaaaaaagtcatgacCTAGTTATTATTAGCAACATAAAGAAGATTGATTTgaaaatcattattttttttttcttgatgtcTTTGTCAAGATGAGGAAAGCAACATTGAATTATGCAAAGAATCTAACGCGTTTCTTggtcaataataaataattttaagtcacaagttttattaaaaaaaaaagttaaatgtcAAATCTCTATTAtataatatgattttttatttaacaaattaGTTAATATACCTTAATAGCTTTTCCTAGTACCTATCTATATATcttgttataattatttaaaaattttcaaaaagaaaTGCTATTGAAAGTGATTTAGTCTTGGGAATTTAGTCGGCTCCTTTCTCAATTTTGATGTGCCTCTAGAAAGCTTCTTTGCCCTTTCGAGTGGGGAAGTCTCTCTCTACCCGATTCACTGTGGGTTTGTTCCCTTACAATCGGGTGAGGTGTATATATCTCAATTTTTGCTTGTTTTTTAGCAATACTTAAGATGGAAGACTCTTGATTGagctatattttttttctcttgtgttattgattttcattttttcttttcatattttCGACTCTTAACCCATGAAATGTTAGatatttaacaaattatttcaaaagaatCAGAAAGACCGCTGGGTTTCTCCACCCCGGTCAAGGGCCAAGTCCGCGGTAATGGCTCATCATCCGAAAGCCCACACATCCCCTGCACTGACAGGTCAGGCCCATTCGATCCTCGATACCAGGCCCCCTCTGAATTTCTCAACCAAGTCGGCCCAGCCTTCACTGCTTCTCGGGCCGACCCCCTTTGAGCCCAGTTTTGTTCCTATCTTCCGGCCCAGCCCGGAATCAGGAGGATGATTCATCCACCTGCCTTGTGGGCCTATTTACACACGTACAGAGAGAATCAaaagccgttacgcatggagcagagatctgattccctcgtacgaccgtatcaacgtagcagggacaggtggaccaatgatatacgttctattagcacgtcactagcagacaaaaggaaacatataaaatgagaaatactctcctctatgTCGAGGCTTTttagttttacagaacccattgtaaaccctatttctctggatctcagatcatcaaatcataaataatttaaaatattttgaaataagttaCAGATTTTAAGTTGTTAAAAACATTTTTTCCACTCTAAATTATCTTAATCTTTATCCTAACTAAACCAGATTTTTTAGTTGATTTTGTGGATATCTTGAATCTTTATCTTAactgaataatatttttatctgaTATTGTGGATTTGAATAATGATAAACACTATGAATAGCAATGCATTTACGTGTTATGGGTACACACAAAAACCAAAtacttctcttttctctctacTGCTTCTTCTTTATTTCTGGATAATTAATAATTGTACTTGTAATTCAGAAGGCTTGTTGAATCGTGGAGGATATTCAACCGTAGGCGAATTATCTTTAAGGATAGTGATTATTATTACGCCTCAAGCAATATTTTACTcatctttcatttattttctatatcttTTTCTACCATTTTCCAACATGACACTCGCATGATTTTTGTTCAGCAAGTAGCGGTGAAGTAGTGACTCAGCTCTTCAATTAAATTACATGTTGCTTCTCGTAGTTTTGGGTGATATAACCGCCCCCGATACGGACTCCTCGTTTCATTTCATTAGCTTTTACTCAACTTGAGTCTTGACTATTTCATTGGCTCCTCCTTAGCTTTGGTCATGATCAGGTTGTTTAGAGCTTGCCATTGATTGTCTTTTCTCTTGTCTTCTGATGAGTTGCATGTAGTTTTTCTTGACCATAAATATTATAGTCATCTCATCTAGAGGTTGAATTTTTGTTTCTCAATGATGGCTCATCCTAGTATTAATGGATATGTATTTTTATATCCTTATCaggaaaattataattttctaaCATGTAGTGCAAGAACACAAATCTTGACTTCTCTTACGTCCTTGCCAGGAAAATTACACCTTACTATCATTTCCAtccttttacttttttttttctcacatcTTTTTCATTCATCAATTTAATTCATAAAACTCGGCTTAAAATCCAACCTACCTTTGTATTTATCCAaacacaatttaaaatttattatctcaactttttttaattaagtgcaaataataattaaaatgcaaaattttaTGCACAATGCATTCCCATATAGAATTTCTCATCAATTTTAGTTTACTTCTATTAGTTTCTTTTCAAATAGCAATATAGCATGTTGTgggtataaaattttaattttatattttaattataatattaggtaataagtatcaatttaaaattaaaatgtaaaaatgaataaatattagatttattttcaattttttaaaactttttcctgaaaatatattaatacatAAACCTTacatgatttttaaaaaaataattttatgatttaatgGCACTTTGaatgattgaaaaaaaaattacatgaatatttgAAAATATGGCATAGCTTGCATTTAAGTACAAAAATGCCCTAATATTGACTCTTTCAAACTAAGCAATAATATTCAACAAACACACACTcttatcatttattttctttccaaTAGCCGGTTCCACCTCAtaacaaattattaaataatatccttatataataataattaaatattaacaattaataataaaaaaatttatataaaactgATATGACAAAATATTTGGCTAAGGTGTATCATAAATTATTACATGACAAGAGTTTAGTAAGTTATGATATACGATCGCAAAAGTCTCACCCATAAAAAAGAAGGTTTGAACATAATAACACTAAGtatttaaaatgtaaaggtTCATTCTCTTTTAAGTTGGTCGAATTTTTTAcggaataaaattaatatagtaCATATTTGTTACGTCTATaattgtgaaattttttattcattaatcgatatcagtaaaatttttaaaaatttcgataACTGCTCCATttccttacaatataaaaataaatatatttagaatTTAAGATATACATTTTTACACtactattattaaattttaactaattcattatatctatttatttataaatttattgactTAAATGTTGGAATGGCTATTGTAAGTATCAATCACCCACACTATTTTTTCACAGATTAATCAATTAGAATTCAGTCTCATTTCAAccatattaaagaaaaaaagatttTCTATTAAACTGTATAATAATATATTGCAATATGAGGATAATTTTAATTGCTAAATTCTATTTCATTTTTTAGTTAAGACTGGAATGGGATTAAATTATTAAGATAATATTCAATTGTGGTCCAAtctgttttatgatttttttttaagaaaaagacTGAGCTGGGCTCTTAAAGGAGGGTGCTTTCAAACCAATTCAGAATTATGAACATGGATTATCACAAACTTGAATTTGACCAATTCAAGTCCAAGCAACTTATTTCATTCAAAACGGTGTTGACTATGTTTacttacatatatttttataataaaaaaataatatagtacATTAAAATATCAGAACTAAAACcaaaaattttgtaaatattttaaaattaagagaataattaataaattattttataatacagaaacaaaataataatttcatggGAGACCGACCTCAAGGTAATGAGCCGCTATACAGACGCCCCTTTCCATGACCGGTTTTTTGAGGCCCGAAATCCTTCAGAATATAAATTCTTCTTACAAGCTTCCTAGTTTATTGGAACTTTTGAGGTTGCCACTTGCTAATAAGCACAAACTAACTATCTTCAatctcatatttgatttatttgaaaattaaccCTGACCTTAACTCTTTTCgaagataaattaaattaagcaAAATTCATCCTGTTTATGACCCTAAAGAATAGCTTTGGCTGAGGAGTAAcggttaaaaagaaaaaggccaGTGgagtttttccttttcttctttttttttttttaaatttctgtaACTCTAATGGGTCAGTACTGTAATCTCGTGTCCTAGCCTCTGAGGCAATAAACAAGAAAAAGGCATCGCCGTTTTTGTTATTCGTGTAAACGCTTTGAAATTCCAGCCGTTgtccagagagagagagagagagagaggggggaGGGACAGAGAGGAGAGAATCAAGAATCAACCCAACATCAATTGAAGTGAAAACCCACCCCCAGATTCTTTCAAATTTTCCTTTTTGCCCTTCCAATTcaaccttcaaaactttgtTGCTTTCTTCTTCTCTGGCCTCTCCTGATAAGTCTCTCTTCCTCTGTCTTTCAAAGACGACCATGTTTGGAGAGAAACAACATCTCTCCAACGTTGAGGCAGAAAGCTCACAAAACCAAGCAGTCCCAAAAGAGAAAATAAGTTTGTCTCACAAGGGGATTGATTTTCTCGCGGAGTCTAAGATGGGTTTCGATGGGTTTGCCTCAAAACCTCAGGAGCTTACTCTCAGCTACCTTTGTGAAAATCCCAAATTTGGCTCCACTCAAAAGGGCAAAGAAGTGATCTTTTCAGAGAATTCAAATCAAGATGAGAAGTGGGTAGAGAGAGATTTCATGAATCTCAGTGAAACCAAATCCAATTCTTCTTCAAAAAGGGAAGttcaagaagaagaaggtaTTGAGAGGGAGAATTCCTCCAGAGACAAGAAGCCAAAGCTAGAAAGTACTTTGAATCTTTCTCTAGCTTTGCCTGATGTATCTCTCTCTCTAACTGCATCAAATGCATTGCAAAATGCTGAGCCTGTGATTAAGCCGAAGCCTAGCAGGAGTATACAGTCCTTAGGTGCCGCACCATCAAATAACAACACACAGACAACTTGTTCTAACGATTTCACCGCAGTTTCACTTTCGTACTCGTATTCTCACCCATTTTCACACAATCCTAGTTGCTCCTTGACCCGTAACTCAACTGAGAATTATGATTATTCTGTAGGAAGAGATGATCAAATTTGGTGTGGAGGGGAAGGGACTAATGGATCGGTTCATAGTCGGTTTAGGCCTATTGGAGATGGGCTTGTTGCTTTGAACAATAACAATCATGGAGGCGGTGGCAATGGAGGATTTTCTATGATGCAGGGTCATCGTGTAACGAATAAGGATTCGTGTAATAACAGTCTCTATAGAACTGCTAGTTCTGACAATCTTTCATTTTTCCCATCTGAATTGCCCGCTAAGCCCCGTTTAGATGCTTATTCAGGTGATTCTAGGAGAAGGGATTCGGAGAATATGAGAGGTGTGGAGGGTGTAGATGGAGGAGGAAAGGTAGggctgagcattcggtcggttcggttcaaaaccgaaccgaaccgaaataaccgaaaaccgaattgcAGTATTTTacataaaccgaaccgaaccgaataagagggataaccgaatcgaaccgatttgattcggttcggttcggttcggtcggttcaaTCGATTGAAccgatttttaaaaaaaaaataataacagttAACATAATCTAGAATAGAATACTTCACGGCCATGAGTTTACATCAACAATCAAGAGCAGAGCACACACTTGAACAATCAATAACACAAATTCAACAATCAATAGTACACAAATTCAACCAAGAGTACATAAATTCAACAATCAACAGCAAATCACAAATATTTACTTAGCTTCTACGGTTGACTCAAGTTCAACAGCACGCCGTGGCACTGGCAGGCAACCATGTCCGACACAACCGAGGGCTGGAGGCGCGAGTGGCACTCTTGGTCCCGGAGTCTGGTCCACGAACTGTGAAAGGCTCAAGGCTGGAAGCGCGACACAGAGACTCGGAGAGGACTGAGGGCTGTGGAATAAGCACGACCAAATTGCCGACTGCCCGATGATGCGTGGAGAGCCAATAGAGAGCAACGGCCGACGCCGATGATTGCGTGGAAAGAGAGACTAAAGATCGGTGAAGATCGACGATGGTGAATCAGTCCAGTCGAGAGGAGAGTGGAGGCACATCACATGCGCGAGAATCTCGCGACGAGATGCGTGCGTGGCTCTACTACTCAGAAAGAGACCGGAGGCTGGACGGTGGACGGTGGACGGTGGATGGTGGAACTGCCGCTGGAACTTGGATGGAACTCAGAGGCGAGGCACGTTGAGAGGTGAGGGCGTTAGGTTTAGGGGTGGGTGAGCACAGAGATAGAGATGCACGCACGGAGAGagaaatttgttttaaatttaggcaaaggaagggaagggaagggaaatAGGGAATTAGGAAACTACTCAAACGACGTAGTAtaagtgatttcggttcggttcggtctaatcgaaatttttacgtctaaaaccgaaccgaaccgaaatcaccgatttttttaaaatttcaaaccgaaccgaaccgaaaaaaaaataaaaccgaaccaaaatttcaaatcggttcggttcggtcggttatttcggtttaaaccgaattcTGCTCAGCCCTAAGGAAAGGCACGAAAGCTCTCTAGACCAGAGAGAATTCTTCGTGAAATTGTATCGGAGTCTATTCCTGTTATGGCTCAGATAATTCAGGAGCTGGCCGATGAAACATTAGACTCTACCAAGGAGTACTTAAAGAATCTCATTGTGATGCCtgaaaagagagaagaattaATAGGTCTTCAACACAGACTTGAGAGAAGATCTGATCTTTCTAAGGAGGCTCTCTCCAAATGCCAAAAGGACCAGCTAGAGATTTTGGTTGCAGTGAAAATGGGGCTGGCAAGTTTTATGTCTGGGAAAATTAGGCTTCCAGCAAATGAATTGGTGGAAATTTTCTTGTATATGAGGTGTAGGAATGCGACTTGCAAGAGTATATTGCCTGTCGATGATTGTGACTGTAAGTTTTGCAGTGCAAACAAGGGATTTTGCAGCTCCTGCATGTGTCCAGTATGTATGAATTTTGACTGTGCTAATAATACTTGCAGTTGGGTTGGGTGTGATGTTTGTTCCCATTGGTGTCATGCTGCTTGTGGTATTCAAAAAAATCTCATTAGGCCAGGTCCTAGCTTGAAGGGGCCAAAAGGGACTACAGAGATGCAATTTCACTGCATTGGGTGTAATCATGCTTCAGAAATGTTTGGATTTGTCAAGGATGTGTTTGTTTGCTGTGCAAAGGATTGGGGTCTGGAGACCCTAATCAAAGAACTCGACTGTGTGAGGAGGATTTTCAAAGGAAGTGATGATTTTAAGGGCAAGGAGTTGCATGTTAAAGCTGGGGAGCTGCTCTCCAAGCTTGAGAGTAAAATTGTATCTCCTTCGGATGCCTGTAACATCATTATTCAGTTCTTCAACTGTAAGTTCCCTAACTTTGAACTTCTGCTTTGCCATGAAATTTGCCTTCTTTTTCTTGTTGCTTGAATTATGATATTATCCTAGTCTGCAAATCAGAATTCTTCTATTGTGATGCTGATCTCTGATATCTGAAACTAAGAATTTCGTTAGATATGGATAATTAGTGCTTGATTTTCTGTTGCCTTTCTCATTGTGGACAGAGCTTTGTTGCTTAAACTTGCATATTTCTTTTGGACACTAAGTAACTTCTCACTTGAAGGGTAGGAGCCATTTATAAATCCTCCAAATTGAATCAGATGGGAAATAAAGCTTCAGTTTCATTGATATACTGATGCAGTTATCAGTGGGTGAATTGCTGAAATTGAAACAAGGGAATGAAGAACATAGCAGTATAAATGACATTAATACAACTAAAGACCAAACCATGGAAGAAACTTCAAATGGTTTTGTTGTAAATAGAACGTATGACAATTAACAGCCAATCAAAGAATCTGAAACATCTGTAGCATTAAGTTCATAAAGTATACAACTTCTATGAGGAGAACCACTAAAGACATCAAAGATTATCCGGGGCAatttttatacattataaaagTTGATTCTGGTAGGCCCCGCATGGTCCCAGCTTGACCAACCGTTGGATTGCATTTTTTCATATTCACAACAGTTGCACCATGAATTATTCTTGAAACAGAGCGTTGAAAGCATTAACACGACTGAAATGAGTACAAAAAGGTTAGTTACTTTTACAGGCTGGGAGTTGCAATGTCATTGCAACCAAAGCCAAATCAGATAAAACATTTACCAAATGCATGACAAGTTAATCACCAAGCTg
Protein-coding sequences here:
- the LOC110604483 gene encoding 54S ribosomal protein L24, mitochondrial, which gives rise to MAYRGKEMMKKVLKKVGENNLTPGVKESLKKSIPDSKVVMGRAKRGLFAGRHIQFGNRISEDGGNKTRRTWKPNVQEKRLFSYILDRHIRVKVTTHALRCIDKAGGIDEYLLKTPFQKMDTEMGLLWKAKIEKMYEELGKMEVAFFSPEDEAKFEQGFKDLKLSEREARKQFRQQMYATIAKQKQAEEGRSYISFVLASSDDYPDKVVANY
- the LOC110604995 gene encoding protein OBERON 3 is translated as MFGEKQHLSNVEAESSQNQAVPKEKISLSHKGIDFLAESKMGFDGFASKPQELTLSYLCENPKFGSTQKGKEVIFSENSNQDEKWVERDFMNLSETKSNSSSKREVQEEEGIERENSSRDKKPKLESTLNLSLALPDVSLSLTASNALQNAEPVIKPKPSRSIQSLGAAPSNNNTQTTCSNDFTAVSLSYSYSHPFSHNPSCSLTRNSTENYDYSVGRDDQIWCGGEGTNGSVHSRFRPIGDGLVALNNNNHGGGGNGGFSMMQGHRVTNKDSCNNSLYRTASSDNLSFFPSELPAKPRLDAYSGDSRRRDSENMRGVEGVDGGGKARKLSRPERILREIVSESIPVMAQIIQELADETLDSTKEYLKNLIVMPEKREELIGLQHRLERRSDLSKEALSKCQKDQLEILVAVKMGLASFMSGKIRLPANELVEIFLYMRCRNATCKSILPVDDCDCKFCSANKGFCSSCMCPVCMNFDCANNTCSWVGCDVCSHWCHAACGIQKNLIRPGPSLKGPKGTTEMQFHCIGCNHASEMFGFVKDVFVCCAKDWGLETLIKELDCVRRIFKGSDDFKGKELHVKAGELLSKLESKIVSPSDACNIIIQFFNCADSISDFPASGMSAKELMPTEASLRKDNASIPAATSLHPKYALYNMSSSSDRRDSLSNDLHRNNIKAALLGDLKINDEFQFGKLSKKDGLESLESIVRIKEAEARMFQSKADEARREAEGYRRMIRAKSEKLEEEYAEKLAKLCLQETEERRRKKLDELKVLENSHSDYYNMKLRMQAEIAGLLERMEATKQKWV